In Candidatus Desulfatibia profunda, the genomic stretch TTTCCGATCTAAACAAAAATTGTCCTGCGGCTGAAACGAAATGTTATTTTGAGAAAGACTGTAACATTTTGCCTGTCCTGGTCCGGGAAAGCAGGGCTTGTTTAAACATATCATCTGCTCAACTAATTTTCTTGACATATTATTTCATTCGCAATATGTTTCAACTGTTTCAACTGTTTCAACTGTTTCATACGTTTCTATCCGATAAATTAGCTAAAGGTTTGCCATGACACAAAACAATATTTTTTTCACCATTCCTCAGGCTGCAAAGTTTTGTTCCATCAGCAGGGTCACCCTCTGGAGATGGGTCAAATCCGGCAAACTGAAAGCGTTTCTTACTCCCGGCGGCCAATATAAAATCCGCAAAGATGATCTGGTATCTTTTATTCGCGGGGAAATGGGACATCTTCCGGGTAACGAATTTTCTCAAGAAACAAAGATTCTGATTGTTGATGATGACCCGCAGGTTCAAAAACTGTTTAAAAAAATGTTGTCCCGTAATGGATATTCAATCGAAGTGGCCTCAGACGGATTTGAGGCC encodes the following:
- a CDS encoding response regulator translates to MTQNNIFFTIPQAAKFCSISRVTLWRWVKSGKLKAFLTPGGQYKIRKDDLVSFIRGEMGHLPGNEFSQETKILIVDDDPQVQKLFKKMLSRNGYSIEVASDGFEAGVKTVQFKPDLIILDLIMPGMDGFEVCRQIKQNANTSHIKIIACTGYDTKENKDRIMQAGADGYLVKPVEKSALFQKIKGLLSDTV